In the Campylobacter sp. RM6914 genome, one interval contains:
- a CDS encoding primosomal protein N' — protein MHFYKVSFSGLNLSALTYHSDKKIENFTAVKVNLNRKENTGYVVSQCDEPDFKTLEILEILPYSLTKIQAELVKFISYYYTCNFGVAIGLCEENTTKDTQNFTQNFNKTPTLNEKQNSALNFIKSHKTSLLFGDTGSGKSEVYIAAIKEILDNGEQALFLMPEISLTPQMQKRLEGFFGEAVAIWHSKISAKKKGEILENIANGKVLLVAGARSALFLPMSNLKLIVVDEEHDDSYKNTGSRPHYNARDLVLFLSSKFDVRVILGSATPSLTSFHKQPVFRMRGTFFNSQKFFIYDESETGLTQILKDEIAKCLANKKQAVICLPTRANFKYLECKECGESIKCPFCSIGMSFYKKQNVLKCQYCEYKMPVTQRCEKCGSQMIEAKKIGTSELLEQLQNEFANARISKFDRDEITTQNKLVKALKEFNDGKIDILVGTQMLSKGHDYHNVDLAVIMGIDELLNYPDFRAREKTLALSMQVAGRAGRNGIGRVIVQSRQREFFENYISDYDKFLADELSFRESLYPPFARLLRIIISHKNEANTKKIMDEMILRINSLQNDQEFQVIGYGKCAIERLGDKFRYEILIRSSSHLPLINIANICNQEHADIDIDPVNFS, from the coding sequence ATGCACTTTTACAAAGTTTCTTTTAGTGGCTTAAATTTATCCGCCCTAACATATCATTCAGATAAAAAGATAGAAAATTTTACAGCCGTAAAAGTAAATCTAAACAGAAAAGAAAATACCGGATATGTGGTTTCACAGTGTGATGAGCCGGACTTTAAAACACTTGAAATTTTAGAAATTTTACCATACTCTTTAACTAAGATTCAAGCCGAACTTGTTAAATTTATAAGCTACTACTATACTTGTAACTTTGGTGTAGCCATCGGTCTTTGTGAGGAAAACACTACCAAAGATACGCAAAATTTTACGCAAAATTTTAATAAAACTCCAACGCTAAACGAGAAGCAAAACAGCGCGTTAAATTTTATCAAGTCACACAAAACAAGCCTGCTTTTTGGTGATACGGGAAGCGGTAAAAGCGAGGTTTATATCGCGGCTATTAAAGAAATTTTAGATAACGGTGAACAAGCATTATTTTTAATGCCTGAAATTTCACTAACCCCTCAAATGCAAAAGCGGCTTGAGGGATTTTTCGGTGAAGCAGTAGCCATCTGGCACTCTAAAATTTCAGCAAAGAAAAAAGGTGAAATTTTAGAAAACATCGCAAACGGCAAGGTTTTACTTGTTGCAGGCGCTCGCTCGGCTCTGTTTTTACCGATGTCAAATTTAAAGCTTATCGTTGTTGATGAAGAACATGACGATAGCTACAAAAACACAGGCTCTCGACCTCACTATAACGCTCGCGATCTAGTGTTGTTTTTATCAAGTAAATTTGACGTCAGAGTCATCCTAGGAAGTGCTACACCAAGCCTAACAAGCTTTCACAAACAGCCTGTTTTTCGTATGCGAGGGACATTTTTTAATTCACAAAAATTCTTCATATACGATGAGAGTGAAACAGGACTTACTCAAATTTTAAAAGACGAGATCGCAAAATGTCTGGCAAACAAAAAACAAGCTGTCATCTGCCTGCCAACACGCGCAAATTTCAAATATCTCGAGTGCAAAGAGTGTGGAGAAAGCATAAAATGTCCATTTTGCAGCATAGGTATGAGCTTTTACAAAAAACAAAATGTGCTTAAATGTCAATACTGCGAATACAAAATGCCAGTCACACAAAGATGCGAAAAGTGCGGTAGCCAGATGATAGAGGCTAAAAAGATCGGCACGAGCGAGCTTTTGGAACAACTACAAAACGAATTTGCAAATGCTAGAATTTCAAAATTTGACCGCGATGAGATCACGACACAAAACAAACTCGTAAAAGCATTAAAAGAATTTAACGACGGCAAGATCGATATCCTTGTGGGAACGCAAATGTTAAGCAAGGGACACGACTATCATAACGTTGATCTAGCCGTGATAATGGGTATTGACGAGCTGCTAAATTATCCTGATTTTAGAGCAAGAGAAAAGACTCTGGCTTTAAGTATGCAAGTAGCAGGACGTGCCGGCAGGAACGGTATAGGACGGGTTATCGTCCAAAGTCGACAGCGTGAATTTTTTGAAAACTACATTAGTGATTATGATAAATTTTTAGCCGATGAGCTTAGTTTTAGAGAGAGTCTTTATCCGCCTTTTGCTAGACTTTTAAGAATAATCATCTCACATAAAAACGAAGCAAATACCAAAAAGATCATGGATGAGATGATACTTAGGATAAATTCACTTCAAAACGATCAAGAATTTCAAGTGATAGGATATGGAAAATGCGCGATCGAAAGGTTAGGAGATAAATTTCGCTATGAAATTTTAATAAGAAGCTCCTCCCATCTACCGCTTATAAATATCGCAAATATCTGCAACCAAGAGCATGCCGATATCGATATAGACCCTGTAAATTTTAGTTAA